A part of Gemmatimonas groenlandica genomic DNA contains:
- a CDS encoding Mrp/NBP35 family ATP-binding protein, with protein MQPLMERITGALAAVRNPRTGADVMAADMVRDIATTVDGKVRLTLLLAAQDDATLVRDVRQAIEALAGVSDVRVDVRDPAQTEPTPARRAPTSAPPAMNQPQAPATGGMGRALPVMDAAPKAPPKVPEPVAYPQLGRIIAVSSGKGGVGKSTVAVNLAVALAKMGKRVGIMDADIYGPNLPLMLGVDAAPAVVDEKIIPLEAYGIKVMSIGFLIEKEQPAIWRGPIVMKILTQFLKDVAWGQLDYFLVDMPPGTGDAQLSLVQATQVHGAVIVTTPQQVSVGDALRGVKMFERTAVPVLGIVENMSYFENPETGKPIAVFGTGGGARLATETNLPLIGQVPLDPRIQEGGDTGRPIVDAEPTSRAAKELEAIAQRVVERLVSIYGN; from the coding sequence ATGCAGCCTCTCATGGAGCGGATCACCGGCGCTCTCGCCGCGGTCCGCAACCCCCGTACCGGCGCCGATGTCATGGCCGCCGACATGGTGCGGGATATCGCCACCACGGTCGACGGCAAGGTGCGCCTCACGCTCCTGCTGGCCGCCCAGGACGACGCCACCCTCGTGCGCGACGTCCGCCAGGCCATCGAGGCGCTCGCGGGCGTGTCCGATGTCCGCGTTGATGTGCGCGACCCCGCGCAGACCGAACCCACGCCGGCGCGTCGCGCGCCGACCTCCGCACCGCCAGCCATGAATCAGCCGCAAGCGCCCGCCACGGGTGGCATGGGACGCGCCCTCCCCGTCATGGATGCCGCCCCCAAGGCGCCGCCCAAGGTCCCCGAGCCGGTCGCCTATCCGCAGCTCGGTCGCATCATTGCCGTGTCGTCGGGCAAGGGCGGCGTGGGCAAAAGCACCGTGGCCGTGAATCTCGCGGTCGCGCTCGCCAAGATGGGCAAGCGCGTCGGTATCATGGACGCCGACATTTACGGCCCCAACCTGCCGCTCATGCTCGGTGTCGATGCGGCGCCCGCAGTCGTGGATGAAAAGATCATCCCGCTCGAGGCCTACGGCATCAAGGTGATGTCCATCGGCTTCCTCATCGAGAAGGAGCAGCCGGCCATCTGGCGCGGCCCGATCGTCATGAAGATCCTCACGCAGTTCCTGAAGGACGTCGCGTGGGGACAGCTCGACTACTTCCTGGTCGACATGCCGCCGGGCACCGGCGACGCGCAGCTCTCGCTCGTGCAGGCAACGCAGGTACACGGCGCGGTGATCGTGACCACGCCGCAGCAGGTGTCGGTCGGTGACGCGCTCCGCGGCGTGAAGATGTTCGAGCGCACTGCCGTGCCCGTGCTCGGCATCGTGGAGAACATGTCGTACTTCGAGAACCCCGAAACCGGCAAGCCGATCGCCGTCTTCGGCACTGGTGGTGGCGCGCGGTTGGCTACAGAAACCAACCTGCCGCTCATCGGACAGGTGCCGCTCGATCCGCGCATTCAGGAAGGCGGCGACACCGGCCGTCCCATTGTGGACGCTGAGCCGACGTCGCGCGCCGCGAAGGAACTCGAAGCGATCGCCCAGCGTGTCGTGGAGCGCCTTGTCAGCATCTACGGGAACTGA